In the genome of Dioscorea cayenensis subsp. rotundata cultivar TDr96_F1 chromosome 1, TDr96_F1_v2_PseudoChromosome.rev07_lg8_w22 25.fasta, whole genome shotgun sequence, one region contains:
- the LOC120263286 gene encoding endonuclease MutS2: MAILRGFTPLLYPPKLHHFPQSRVLILAKSLISIPNSISRGFSIIHNDSQPSSISKAATFAFPETENKVRLSEELCKETEETLEWPSICAQVSSFASTAAGRAACQRSGLPSGQARAESQKLLDQTAAAALLPQALDFSGIEDVSDIVRLAVAGELLTVRELCTVERSLQAARRVLQDLERIGESSDRFTPLLGILQDCDFMTELVEKIGYCIDCTLSIILDRASAKLESVRLERKENMEKLDTLLKEVSVSVYQAGGIDSPLITKRRSRMCVGIKASHKSLLPGGVVLSVSSSGATYFMEPRDAIELNNMEVRLSNAERAEELAVLGFLTAEVACSETRIRCLMEKILELDFACARGAYAKWMNGVCPEFIEGFEKIDSRRDGNFLQVDIEGIQHPLLLEPFLRSLSLVPKQQSGTAKMLSQSDQAMSSGKLLEGKAPVPLDIKVQNTKKVVVISGPNTGGKTATMKTLGLAAIMSKAGLFLPARNTPRLPWFDQILADIGDHQSLEHSLSTFSAHISRICKILDAASEKSLVLIDEIGCGTDPSEGVALSTSILQHLAGCVNLAMVTTHYTDLSLLKATDSRFENAAMEFCMDTLQPTYRILWGSTGNSNALSIAKSIGFDQEVLDRAQQWVQRLVPDKQKERQGLLYQSLLEERNCLEAQATEAASILSEVKKLHFEINSEAEDLENREAALKAKETKSIQQELRSISSRMDDIIKKFEKQLEIANPDQFNSIMRDTEAAIASIVASHSASGFMLTEETEYHSTYMPQVGDKVYVKGLGDKLATVIETLAEDGTAMVQYGKIRIRTKRNDMRPVNNVKDNFNRSKPPLKEQRRSAQRVIVAENKDDDSTFGPAVRTSKNTVDLRGMRVDEAALRLQMAISECKSYGVLFVVHGMGTGAVKERTLHILRSHPRVTKFEEENPMNYGCTIAYIK; this comes from the exons ATGGCGATCCTTCGCGGCTTCACTCCCCTCTTATACCCCCCAAAACTCCACCATTTTCCCCAATCTAGGGTTCTAATCCTTGCCAAATCCTTGATTTCTATTCCCAATTCGATTTCTAGGGGTTTCAGCATCATCCACAATGATAGCCAACCGAGTTCCATCTCCAAAGCAGCGACCTTTGCATTCCCAGAAACCGAGAACAAGGTTAGGCTTTCCGAGGAGCTTTGCAAAGAGACGGAGGAAACGCTAGAGTGGCCTTCCATCTGTGCGCAAGTCTCCTCCTTTGCTTCTACGGCCGCAGGACGTGCTGCGTGCCAGCGCAGTGGTCTTCCGAGTGGTCAGGCTCGGGCGGAGAGCCAGAAGCTGTTGGACCAGACTGCGGCGGCTGCGTTGCTCCCCCAGGCTTTGGATTTCTCTGGAATTGAGGACGTGTCGGATATAGTGAGGTTGGCGGTCGCCGGTGAGTTGCTCACTGTTCGTGAGCTTTGCACTGTTGAACGGAGCCTCCAGGCTGCAAGACGAGTTCTTCAGGATTTGGAGCGAATTGGGGAGTCTTCTGACAG GTTCACACCTCTGCTTGGAATACTTCAAGACTGTGATTTTATGACTGAATTGGTAGAGAAGATAGGGTATTGTATAGATTGCACTTTATCTATTATTCTTGATCGAGCTAGTGCAAAGTTGGAGTCCGTAAGGTTGGAGAGGAAAGAGAACATGGAGAAACTCGACACTTTGTTGAAGGAAGTGTCTGTGAGTGTTTACCAGGCTGGTGGTATTGATAGTCCGTTGATTACTAAGCGCCGGTCCAGAATGTGTGTTGGTATTAAGGCTTCCCATAAGTCCTTGCTTCCTGGAGGTGTTGTTCTGAGTGTTAGTAGCTCAGGAGCTACATACTTTATGGAGCCAAGGGATGCGATTGAACTGAATAATATGGAGGTTAGGCTATCAAATGCTGAGAGAGCAGAAGAACTTGCAGTTTTAGGTTTTCTCACAGCAGAGGTAGCATGTTCAGAAACAAGGATTAGATGTTTGATGGAAAAGATTTTGGAATTAGATTTTGCTTGTGCCAGAGGTGCCTATGCCAAATGGATGAATGGTGTTTGCCCTGAATTCATTGAAGGCTTTGAGAAAATTGATTCAAGAAGAGATGGAAATTTTTTACAAGTAGATATCGAAGGTATCCAGCACCCTTTACTTCTTGAACCTTTTCTTAGAAGTTTGTCTCTTGTTCCAAAGCAACAATCTGGGACAGCAAAAATGTTGAGTCAGAGTGATCAGGCAATGAGTTCTGGAAAACTGCTTGAAGGCAAAGCTCCGGTGCCTCTGGACATTAAAGTGCAAAATACAAAGAAGGTGGTTGTGATTTCAGGTCCTAACACTGGAGGAAAAACCGCAACAATGAAAACTTTGGGTTTGGCAGCTATAATGTCTAAGGCTGGTCTGTTTTTACCTGCCAGGAATACCCCAAGGCTTCCATGGTTTGATCAAATTCTAGCTGATATTGGTGATCACCAG TCACTGGAGCATAGTCTTTCAACATTTAGCGCGCATATTTCCCGTATCTGCAAAATATTAGATGCTGCTTCAGAAAAATCACTTGTTTTGATCGATGAAATTGGCTGTGGAACTGATCCTTCAGAAGGCGTAGCTCTCTCCACCAGCATTTTGCAGCACCTTGCTGGTTGTGTCAATCTAGCTATGGTGACAACCCATTACACAGATTTAAGTCTTCTGAAAGCTACTGATTCTCGATTTGAGAATGCAGCCATGGAGTTTTGCATGGACACCTTGCAACCTACCTATCGCATACTTTGGGGAAGTACCGGTAATTCTAATGCCTTGAGCATTGCCAAGTCAATTGGCTTTGATCAGGAGGTGCTTGATCGTGCCCAACAATGGGTGCAAAGACTAGTCCCTGACAAACAAAAAGAACGTCAGGGTTTACTTTATCAGTCTTTATTGGAAGAAAGGAACTGCCTGGAGGCTCAAGCTACGGAAGCTGCATCCATTCTTTCCGAGGTTAAGAAGCTGCATTTTGAG ATAAATTCAGAGGCTGAAGATCTAGAGAATCGTGAAGCTGCTTTGAAAGCAAAAGAGACTAAATCGATACAGCAAGAATTAAGATCTATAAGTTCTAGGATGGATGACATAATCAAGAAATTTGAGAAGCAACTTGAAATTGCAAATCCAGATCAGTTCAATTCCATTATGAGAGACACAGAAGCTGCTATTGCTTCAATTGTTGCATCACACAGTGCTagtggttttatgttaactgaaGAAACCGAGTATCATAGTACATACATGCCACAAGTTGGAGATAAAGTATATGTCAAAGGCTTAGGGGACAAGCTGGCCACTGTTATCGAGACACTTGCTGAAGATGGTACTGCAATGGTCCAATATGGAAAAATTAGGATACGTACAAAGAGAAACGACATGAGACCAGTCAATAATGTGAAGGATAATTTTAATAGATCCAAGCCACCTTTAAAAGAGCAG AGGAGATCTGCTCAAAGGGTCATAGTAGCAGAGAACAAAGATGATGACTCCACTTTTGGACCAGCAGTGAGAACATCAAAAAACACAGTTGATTTACGTGGCATGCGAGTTGATGAAGCAGCTTTGAGGCTTCAGATGGCCATTTCTGAGTGCAAGTCTTATGGTGTTCTATTTGTTGTCCATGGTATGGGCACTGGTGCTGTCAAGGAACGCACGCTCCACATCTTGCGGAGCCATCCTCGTGTCACCAAGTTTGAAGAAGAGAACCCCATGAATTATGGTTGCACAATTGCTTATATCAAGTAa